The bacterium genome has a window encoding:
- a CDS encoding RNA methyltransferase: MTSSPERPRIALALVHHPVLRDRAGTVGSTSATPLNVHDLARAARTYGVWPFYVVTPLASQQALIGRILRHYLEGYGGEANPTRAEALRDVVLTGSINEALDDLCRRAGAYPLAAGTAARANPRSVDYPQFAARVAASKRPWILLFGTGWGLAPEAAAQCDVFLPPLRGPGAFNHLPVRSAVAIILDRLFGK, encoded by the coding sequence ATGACGAGCTCGCCTGAGCGCCCGCGCATCGCGCTGGCGCTCGTGCACCACCCCGTGCTGCGCGATCGCGCCGGCACCGTCGGCTCGACGTCGGCGACGCCGCTCAACGTCCACGACCTCGCGCGGGCCGCGCGGACGTACGGGGTCTGGCCGTTCTACGTCGTGACGCCGCTGGCCTCGCAGCAGGCGCTCATCGGGCGCATCCTGCGGCACTACCTCGAGGGCTACGGCGGGGAGGCGAACCCGACGCGCGCCGAGGCGCTGCGGGACGTCGTCCTCACCGGCTCGATCAACGAGGCGCTCGACGACCTCTGCCGGCGCGCCGGCGCCTACCCGCTCGCCGCCGGGACCGCGGCGCGCGCCAACCCGCGGAGCGTGGACTATCCCCAGTTCGCGGCGCGCGTCGCCGCGTCCAAGCGCCCGTGGATCCTGCTCTTCGGCACGGGATGGGGCCTCGCGCCGGAGGCGGCGGCGCAGTGCGACGTCTTCCTGCCGCCGCTGCGGGGCCCGGGGGCGTTCAACCACCTGCCGGTGCGCTCGGCCGTGGCGATCATACTTGACCGTCTGTTCGGGAAGTGA
- the rplS gene encoding 50S ribosomal protein L19 yields MDIIRELDKNTQREDIPPFRPGDTVKVHTKVVEGDKERIQVFEGVVMRMRSAGAGSSFTVRKISYGTGVERIFPLHSPMLSRIEIVKSRPVRRAKLYFTRKLVGKAATKF; encoded by the coding sequence ATGGACATCATCCGCGAGCTCGACAAGAACACCCAGCGCGAGGACATCCCGCCGTTCCGCCCCGGGGACACCGTCAAGGTCCACACGAAGGTCGTCGAGGGCGACAAGGAGCGCATCCAGGTCTTCGAGGGCGTCGTGATGCGCATGCGCAGCGCCGGCGCGGGCAGCTCGTTCACGGTGCGCAAGATCTCCTACGGGACCGGCGTCGAGCGCATCTTCCCGCTGCACTCGCCGATGCTCAGCCGCATCGAGATCGTCAAGTCGCGGCCGGTGCGGCGGGCGAAGCTCTACTTTACCCGCAAGCTCGTCGGCAAGGCCGCCACCAAGTTCTGA